The proteins below are encoded in one region of Mangifera indica cultivar Alphonso chromosome 7, CATAS_Mindica_2.1, whole genome shotgun sequence:
- the LOC123220221 gene encoding endochitinase EP3-like yields the protein MFKRLLLAIFIVGVVLLPRPLLAQNCGCAADLCCSRWGFCGTGNDYCGTGCQGGPCYPPNNVSVESIVTDEFFNGILDQADASCVGKSFYSRSSFLEALGSFSTFGRTGTDEDSKREIAAFFAHVTHETGHFCHIEEIDGATKDYCNETNTQYPCNPNKGYYGRGPIQLSWNYNYGPAGVSLGFDGLNAPETVANDPIISFKTALWYWTNSVQLVMNQGFGATIRAINGDLECDGGNPSTVQTRINYYTDYCNQLGVSPGDNLTC from the exons ATGTTCAAACGTCTTCTTCTCGCCATTTTTATAGTGGGAGTGGTTCTCCTCCCGAGACCCCTACTGGCTCAAAACTGTGGCTGTGCTGCCGACCTGTGCTGCAGCCGGTGGGGTTTTTGCGGCACCGGCAATGACTACTGCGGCACGGGGTGCCAGGGGGGTCCCTGCTACCCGCCGAACAATGTTTCGGTGGAAAGTATAGTGACGGATGAGTTCTTTAATGGGATTCTTGATCAGGCTGATGCGAGTTGTGTTGGGAAAAGCTTCTACTCTCGATCGAGTTTTCTTGAAGCTCTTGGTTCATTCTCTACGTTTGGGAGGACCGGCACTGATGAGGATTCGAAACGTGAAATTGCAGCCTTCTTTGCTCATGTTACTCATGAAACAGGAC ATTTTTGCCACATTGAAGAGATAGATGGTGCCACCAAGGACTATTGTAATGAAACAAACACACAGTATCCCTGCAATCCCAACAAAGGCTACTACGGTCGTGGACCGATCCAACTATCGTGGAATTACAATTATGGACCGGCTGGAGTCTCCCTTGGCTTTGATGGCTTAAACGCCCCTGAAACTGTTGCCAATGATCCTATCATATCATTCAAGACTGCCTTGTGGTACTGGACTAACTCTGTTCAACTTGTAATGAACCAAGGGTTCGGTGCAACCATTCGAGCCATCAATGGTGATCTCGAATGTGATGGTGGAAACCCTAGCACGGTTCAGACTCGGATTAACTATTACACTGACTATTGCAACCAACTTGGTGTTTCTCCTGGTGATAATCTTACTTGCTAA
- the LOC123221806 gene encoding membrane-associated 30 kDa protein, chloroplastic-like produces MGTKSQLITGLTLPLPNASSSSSSSSCSNRLSMVKKPLTTSFFNGGVGALRVTRLRIVHPSQSHCYRQGGGALGTRMNLFDRFARVVKSYANALISSFEDPEKVLEQTVIEMNDDLVKMRQATAQVLASQKQLENKYKAAQQASEDWYRRAQLALQKGDEDLAREALKRRKAYADNASALKAQLDQQKGVVENLVSNTRLLESKIQEAKSKKDTLKARAQSAKTATKVNEMLGNVNTSSALSAFEKMEEKVLAMESQADALNQLTTDDLEGKFVLLESSSVDDDLANLKKELSGSSKKGELPPGRVAAASTTSFPFQDSEIENELNELRRKAREF; encoded by the exons ATGGGCACGAAATCGCAGTTAATTACGGGATTGACCTTGCCATTACCGAATGCTTCTTCTTCGTCATCGTCTTCAAGCTGTAGTAACAGACTCAGCATGGTGAAGAAGCCCCTGACGACATCGTTTTTTAATGGCGGAG TGGGTGCTTTAAGAGTTACAAGGTTAAGAATTGTTCATCCCAGCCAATCACATTGTTATAGACAAGGTGGAGGAGCACTAGGCACTCGTATGAATCTTTTTGACCGGTTTGCTAGAGTTGTCAAG TCGTATGCAAATGCACTAATAAGTTCGTTTGAAGATCCAGAGAAAGTTTTAGAGCAAACAGTTATTGAAATGAATGATGACTTGGTAAAGATGCGCCAGGCCACAGCACAA GTTTTAGCATCCCAAAAGCAGTTGGAAAATAAGTACAAAGCTGCACAACAAGCTTCTGAAGACTG GTACCGTAGGGCACAGCTTGCTCTTCAGAAAGGTGATGAGGATCTCGCTCGTGAAGCTCTCAAGAGACGTAAAGCTTATGCT GATAATGCTAGTGCTTTAAAAGCTCAACTTGATCAGCAAAAGGGTGTTGTTGAGAATCTTGTCTCAAATACACGG CTTTTGGAGAGCAAGATACAGGAGGCAAAGTCAAAGAAAGATACTCTGAAAGCACGTGCTCAGTCTGCAAA GACTGCAACCAAAGTGAATGAGATGTTGGGGAATGTCAATACAAGCAGTGCTCTTTCAGCTTTtgagaaaatggaagaaaaag TCTTGGCAATGGAGTCCCAAGCTGATGCTCTTAATCAGTTAACTACAGATGATCTTGAAGGGAag TTTGTACTGCTCGAGAGCTCATCAGTTGATGATGATCTTGCGAACCTTAAAAAGGAACTATCTGGTAGCTCTAAG AAAGGAGAGCTTCCTCCTGGAAGGGTGGCTGCAGCAAGCACgacttcttttcctttccagGACTCTGAGATTGAGAACGAGCTGAATGAATTGAGGCGGAAGGCTAGGGAATTCTAA
- the LOC123220047 gene encoding bifunctional protein FolD 2 gives MMATPSDRKATIIDGKAVAQTIRSEIAAEVRLLSEKYGKVPGLAVVIVGCRKDSQSYVSMKRKACAEVGIKSFDIDLPEQVSEAELISKVHELNAMPDVHGILVQLPLPKHINEEKVLGEISLEKDVDGFHPLNIGKLAMKGREPLFLPCTPKGCLELLSRSGISIKGKRAVVVGRSNIVGLPVSLLLLKADATVTTVHSHTKDPEKIIREADIIIAAAGQAMMIKGSWIKPGAAVIDVGTNAIDDPTKKAGYRLVGDVDYQEACKVAGWITPVPGGVGPMTVAMLLKNTLDGAKRVIEQ, from the exons ATGATGGCAACACCGTCAGATCGAAAAGCCACCATAATCGATGGTAAAGCCGTTGCGCAGACAATTCGTTCTGAAATTGCCGCTGAAGTTCGCCTGCTTTCAGAGAAATACGGCAAG GTTCCGGGACTTGCGGTGGTGATTGTAGGATGCAGGAAGGATTCTCAAAGCTATGTGAGTATGAAGAGGAAGGCATGTGCTGAGGTTGGAATTAAATCGTTTGACATTGACCTCCCCGAGCAAGTTTCTGAAGCTGAGCTCATTTCAAAGGTTCATGAGCTTAATGCGATGCCTGATGTTCATG GTATATTGGTTCAGCTTCCATTGCCAAAGCATATAAATGAAGAGAAAGTTTTAGGTGAAATCAGTCTTGAGAAGGATGTAGATGGGTTTCATCCTTTGAATATTGGCAAGCTTGCTATGAAAGGCAGAGAACCACTTTTCCTTCCTTGCACCCCAAAG GGATGTCTTGAACTTCTATCGCGAAGTGGCATAAgtataaaagggaaaagagcTGTTGTTGTGGGTCGAAGTAACATAGTTGGACTGCCAGTTTCACTGCTACTGCTGAAAGCAGATGCTACTGTTACCACGGTGCATTCGCATACTAAGGATCCAGAAAAAATCATTCGCGAAGCAGACATTATCATTGCTGCAGCAGGACAAGCAATGATG ATAAAGGGCAGTTGGATCAAACCTGGTGCAGCAGTTATTGATGTTGGGACAAATGCTATTGATGACCCAACTAAGAAGGCAGGTTATAGGTTAGTAGGAGATGTTGATTACCAGGAAGCTTGTAAAGTAGCGGGATGGATAACTCCTGTTCCAGGTGGAGTGGGTCCAATGACAGTTGCAATGCTACTCAAAAATACCCTTGATGGTGCAAAGCGTGTGATTGAGCAATAA
- the LOC123220866 gene encoding uncharacterized protein LOC123220866, translated as MEDSRQEEQEEEVNATIEGLFICEICVEPSSENKKFKKNNSHCCVRHFLNIKYVELQTASSNMLQPREIVPQSVFAKWCDVLCDNYVLGLERSYCPNRNCRELVVNECGGQAKKKSTLILATNVEKSL; from the exons ATGGAAGACTCAAGGCaggaagaacaagaagaagaagttaaTGCAACAATAGAAGGATTATTCATTTGTGAGATTTGCGTCGAACCCTCttcagaaaacaaaaaattcaagaaaaataatagcCATTGTTGTGTTCGCCATTTCTTGAACATCAAATATGTTGAACTGCAAACTGCGTCGTCAAATATGTTGCAACCAAG AGAAATTGTCCCACAAAGTGTTTTTGCAAAGTGGTGTGATGTTCTCTGTGATAATTATGTTTTAGGGCTTGAGAGGAGTTACTGCCCTAATAGGAATTGCAGGGAGTTGGTGGTGAATGAGTGCGGCGGGCAGGCGAAGAAAA AATCAACACTCATCCTTGCTACAAATGTGGAAAAGAGCTTGTAG
- the LOC123220867 gene encoding probable E3 ubiquitin-protein ligase RNF217 encodes MGNSLAKPGESLEVEDPTLESPEEDDNASFTCEICIEPFFTKNKFTHCKNPSAHNFCKECIAKYIQLKIELRKAKIQCPGLNCQQVLEPLACREIISESVFSKWCDNLCDDYVLGFERSHCPNRVCGEVVVNECGGAVKKSKCPNCREVFCFGCSAAWHPGLRCAENRSVREPNDILFLQLVERKAWINCPGCEHFVERIDGYAGLSFAINVGNLWVNADVSTLAAIGLKFKDCSAYRF; translated from the exons ATGGGAAACTCCCTGGCAAAACCAGGCGAAAGCCTTGAAGTTGAAGATCCTACCCTAGAATCACCAGAAGAAGACGACAATGCAAGCTTTACTTGCGAGATTTGCATCGAACCCTTCTtcacaaaaaacaaatttacccaCTGCAAGAACCCTTCTGCTCACAATTTTTGTAAAGAATGCATAGCCAAATACATTCAGCTCAAGATTGAACTTCGCAAGGCAAAGATTCAATGCCCTGGATTGAACTGCCAACAAGTTTTAGAGCCTCTCGCGTGCAGAGAAATAATCTCAGAAAGCGTTTTTTCAAAGTGGTGTGATAATCTCTGCGATGATTATGTTCTAGGGTTTGAAAGAAGCCATTGCCCTAATAGGGTTTGCGGGGAGGTGGTGGTGAATGAGTGCGGCGGGGCTGTGAAGAAAAGCAAGTGTCCGAATTGTCGGGAAGTATTTTGTTTCGGGTGCTCAGCGGCGTGGCATCCGGGGTTGAGATGTGCAGAAAATAGAAGTGTTAGGGAGCCGAATGACATTTTGTTTCTGCAACTGGTGGAGAGAAAAGCTTGGATTAATTGCCCTGGTTGTGAACACTTTGTTGAGCGCATTGACGGCT ATGCCGGACTAAGTTTTGCTATAAATGTGGGAAACTTGTGGGTCAATGCAGATGTGTCAACTCTTGCTGCAATCGGCCTGAAATTCAAGGATTGCTCTGCATATCGGTTCTAA
- the LOC123221958 gene encoding probable E3 ubiquitin-protein ligase RNF217 — MGNLLQKHRDNLQQEEDDDHGNFTCEICFEPMSATKKFKKSNHCAHPFCQDCIAKYIQVKLEDFTATIQCPGLNCQQALDPLSCTAIISQSVFAKWCDVLCDNYVLGFERSFCPNRNCRELVVNECGGTLNKCKCPHCKRLFCFQCKVDWHAGYGCEESRNMRDHNDILFGQLAERRAWIKCPGCGYFIERLHGCNSILCRCHTRFCYKCGKVICECGRFIHFPYLYPLYLLIVLLVFVALLCLWINGILSQPKVVEPAD, encoded by the exons ATGGGAAACTTACTGCAAAAACACAGAGACAATCTCcaacaagaagaagatgatgatcaTGGAAATTTCACTTGCGAGATTTGCTTCGAACCGATGTCTGCAACTAAGAAATTCAAGAAAAGCAACCACTGCGCTCACCCTTTCTGTCAAGACTGCATAGCCAAATACATCCAAGTCAAGCTCGAAGATTTCACCGCCACCATTCAGTGCCCTGGATTAAACTGCCAACAAGCTCTAGATCCTCTCTCGTGCACAGCAATTATCTCACAAAGTGTTTTTGCAAAGTGGTGTGATGTTCTCTGTGATAATtatgttttagggtttgagAGGAGCTTTTGCCCTAATAGAAATTGCAGGGAGTTGGTGGTGAATGAGTGCGGTGGAACACTGAATAAATGTAAATGTCCACACTGTAAACGACTGTTTTGTTTCCAGTGCAAGGTGGATTGGCATGCAGGGTATGGATGTGAAGAAAGTAGAAATATGAGGGACCataatgatattttgtttgGGCAGCTTGCTGAGAGGAGAGCCTGGATTAAGTGCCCTGGTTGTGGATACTTCATTGAGCGCCTGCATGGCTGCAATTCAATCCTATGCAG ATGCCATACTCGTTTTTGCTATAAATGTGGGAAAGTTATCTGTGAATGCGGCCGCTTTATCCATTTTCCCTATCTGTATCCACTTTATTTACTGATTGTGCTCTTAGTTTTTGTAGCTCTTTTGTGTCTTTGGATTAATGGTATCCTTTCTCAACCCAAAGTGGTTGAGCCTGCAGATTAG